A genomic window from Streptomyces sp. WMMC940 includes:
- the nagB gene encoding glucosamine-6-phosphate deaminase, with protein sequence MEVVIVKDAKAGGELIARGIAELLRRKPDALLGVATGSTPLPVYEALAAEVRAGAVDVSRARIAQLDEYVGLPARHPESYRSVVLREVVEPLGLSPDAFMGPDGGADDVQAACAAYDAALATAGGVDLQLLGIGTDGHIGFNEPCSSLASRTRIKTLTEQTRVDNARFFDGDIEQVPHHVITQGIGTILDARHLVLLATGEGKAEAVATSVEGPVAAVCPASALQLHPHATVVVDEAAASKLKLAHYFRHTYANKPAWQGL encoded by the coding sequence GTGGAAGTTGTCATCGTCAAGGACGCCAAGGCAGGCGGGGAACTCATCGCGCGGGGCATTGCGGAACTGCTCCGCCGCAAGCCCGACGCACTGCTCGGGGTGGCCACGGGTTCGACACCGCTGCCCGTCTACGAGGCGCTGGCCGCGGAGGTCCGGGCCGGGGCCGTGGACGTCTCCCGGGCCCGGATAGCACAGCTCGACGAGTACGTGGGGCTGCCCGCCCGGCACCCCGAGTCGTACCGCTCCGTGGTGCTGCGCGAGGTCGTGGAGCCGCTCGGGCTGAGCCCGGACGCGTTCATGGGTCCGGACGGCGGCGCGGACGACGTCCAGGCCGCCTGCGCGGCGTACGACGCGGCGCTGGCGACGGCGGGCGGTGTCGACCTGCAGCTGCTGGGGATCGGCACTGACGGGCACATCGGCTTCAACGAGCCCTGCTCCTCGCTCGCCTCGCGAACGAGGATCAAGACGCTGACCGAGCAGACGCGCGTGGACAACGCGCGCTTCTTCGACGGCGACATCGAGCAGGTGCCGCACCACGTCATCACCCAGGGCATCGGGACGATCCTCGATGCCCGGCACCTGGTGCTGCTGGCCACCGGGGAGGGCAAGGCCGAGGCGGTCGCGACCAGCGTGGAGGGCCCCGTCGCGGCCGTGTGCCCCGCCTCGGCACTGCAGCTGCACCCGCACGCGACGGTGGTGGTCGACGAGGCCGCGGCGTCGAAGCTGAAGCTGGCGCACTACTTCCGCCACACGTATGCGAACAAGCCCGCCTGGCAGGGGCTGTAG
- a CDS encoding diacylglycerol/lipid kinase family protein has protein sequence MRALLVVNPAATTTSARTRDVLIHALASEMKLEAVTTEYRGHARDLGRRAADSDDIDLVVALGGDGTVNEVVNGLLHAGPDPDALPRLAVVPGGSTNVFARALGLPNDAVEATGAILDALETGSGRTVGLGTAAGTPDTPDEGVPPRWFTFCAGFGFDAGVVGRVEQQRERGRISTHSLYIRQAARQFLADPHRRSGAITLERPGADPVRDLVLSIVCNTSPWTYLGNRPVYAAPAASFDSALDVLGLSRLSTAALARYATQLLTSTPDRGPRGKHVASFHDLTDFTLHSKVALPFQMDGDHLGLRSSVTFTGVRRALRVIV, from the coding sequence ATGCGCGCACTCCTCGTGGTCAATCCGGCGGCAACCACCACCAGTGCCCGCACCCGTGACGTGCTCATCCACGCCCTCGCGAGCGAGATGAAGCTGGAGGCCGTCACCACCGAGTACCGCGGCCACGCCCGCGACCTCGGCCGCCGCGCCGCCGACTCCGACGACATCGACCTGGTCGTGGCACTGGGCGGCGACGGCACGGTCAACGAGGTCGTGAACGGACTGCTGCACGCGGGCCCCGACCCGGACGCCCTGCCGCGCCTCGCCGTCGTCCCGGGCGGCTCCACGAACGTCTTCGCCCGCGCCCTCGGGCTGCCGAACGACGCCGTGGAGGCCACCGGAGCGATCCTGGACGCCTTGGAGACGGGCAGCGGCCGCACGGTCGGCCTCGGCACGGCGGCCGGTACGCCGGACACCCCGGACGAGGGCGTTCCGCCGCGCTGGTTCACGTTCTGTGCCGGCTTCGGCTTCGACGCCGGGGTCGTCGGCCGGGTCGAGCAGCAGCGGGAGCGCGGCAGGATCTCCACGCACTCCCTCTACATACGCCAGGCGGCACGGCAGTTCCTCGCCGACCCGCACCGCCGCAGCGGCGCGATCACCCTGGAACGCCCCGGGGCGGACCCCGTGCGCGATCTGGTGCTGTCCATCGTCTGCAACACCTCTCCCTGGACGTATCTGGGGAACCGTCCGGTGTACGCGGCTCCGGCGGCGTCCTTCGACAGCGCCCTGGACGTACTCGGCCTGAGCCGGCTCTCGACCGCCGCCCTGGCCCGCTACGCGACCCAGTTGCTCACCTCGACCCCGGATCGCGGCCCTCGCGGCAAGCACGTGGCCTCTTTTCACGACCTCACGGACTTCACCTTGCATTCGAAGGTGGCGCTGCCCTTCCAGATGGACGGCGACCACCTCGGACTGCGCAGCAGCGTGACGTTCACAGGCGTACGCCGTGCACTGCGTGTGATTGTGTGA
- a CDS encoding carbohydrate ABC transporter permease has product MSAADTTTAKVPPTRPSTVPGAGGGSGGAGRPAVRRRAGGGAALPWTLLAPCLLVLLLVLGYPLARLVTLSFQKFGQPQLWGFQEPESVGFANFAKILGDGEFWAVVVRTIVFAGGAVILTMVLGMLTALLLQRVSGWVKTLINIALVAGWGMPIIVATAIFKWLFDTDYGVLNWLLSRLPGVDMIGHNWFASGPQGLAVIMLLVVWGAVPFVVITLSAGLTQVPKELEEAARLDGAGSWGVFRYVTLPVLKPIIVMLTTLSVIWDMGVFPQVFVMRGGRPEAEFQLLTTYSYDKAFVVNDYGGGSAIALVTVVLLLGVVAVYMRQMLKIGEVE; this is encoded by the coding sequence ATGAGTGCCGCAGACACAACCACTGCCAAGGTGCCGCCGACGCGGCCGTCAACAGTCCCGGGTGCCGGTGGGGGGTCCGGGGGAGCGGGAAGGCCGGCCGTGCGGCGGCGCGCGGGCGGCGGGGCCGCGCTCCCGTGGACCCTGCTCGCCCCCTGCCTGCTCGTCCTGCTGCTGGTCCTCGGCTATCCGCTGGCCCGGCTGGTCACCCTCTCGTTCCAGAAGTTCGGGCAGCCGCAGCTGTGGGGCTTCCAGGAGCCCGAGTCGGTCGGCTTCGCCAACTTCGCCAAGATCCTCGGGGACGGGGAGTTCTGGGCCGTCGTCGTCCGGACGATCGTCTTCGCCGGCGGCGCGGTGATCCTCACCATGGTCCTCGGCATGCTCACAGCCCTGCTGCTGCAGCGGGTGTCCGGCTGGGTGAAGACGCTGATCAACATCGCGCTCGTGGCCGGCTGGGGCATGCCCATCATCGTCGCCACCGCCATCTTCAAATGGCTGTTCGACACCGACTACGGAGTCCTCAACTGGCTGCTCAGCAGGCTGCCGGGCGTCGACATGATCGGGCACAACTGGTTCGCCAGCGGCCCCCAGGGCCTCGCCGTCATCATGCTGCTCGTCGTCTGGGGCGCCGTGCCCTTCGTGGTCATCACGCTCAGCGCGGGACTCACCCAGGTGCCCAAGGAGCTCGAGGAGGCCGCCCGGCTCGACGGCGCCGGCTCGTGGGGCGTCTTCCGCTACGTCACCCTGCCGGTCCTCAAGCCCATCATCGTGATGCTCACGACGCTCTCGGTCATCTGGGACATGGGCGTGTTCCCGCAGGTCTTCGTGATGCGGGGCGGCCGTCCGGAGGCCGAGTTCCAGCTGCTGACGACGTACTCGTACGACAAGGCCTTCGTGGTCAACGACTACGGCGGCGGCTCGGCGATCGCCCTGGTCACGGTCGTCCTGCTGCTCGGCGTGGTCGCCGTCTACATGCGCCAGATGCTCAAGATCGGAGAAGTCGAGTGA
- a CDS encoding extracellular solute-binding protein, translating to MKRKLIAAIGVAGMMVGLAACGDGDKGGDKAGADVKELTVWLTVDAQNNWPELVKAADDAVVKKHPGIKIKHEYYGWPDKNAKLDAVLATDKAPDVVEMGNTEMLGYMVKGAFAEVDPEQFDQSDAWLDGLRESVTYDGKTYGVPYYAGGRVGTWRKDIAAEVGVTAPPKTYAELTAALDKIQKKKGAKFSAWYQPSPDWYAAMSFVYGAGGSIAENEGGRWKANLSSPESIKGLNEYKSILDKYMHGDKTKDESDRHIVFGQGNAAAIFGAAWEGGAAAAPETDKVGKLADKLETFVMPGPSGQPLPVFLGGSDLAIPVKSEAQGVAAEWINAFTGAQGQKGLLAKGNLPNNKTDLATLKNDPKTVVPATAAESNWFVPMAPGWGQVEKAQTLKTMLQEIGTGKKSVEEAAKAADEAIDEVINTK from the coding sequence GTGAAGCGCAAGCTCATCGCGGCGATCGGCGTCGCGGGCATGATGGTCGGCCTTGCCGCGTGTGGTGACGGCGACAAGGGCGGGGACAAGGCCGGGGCGGACGTCAAGGAGCTCACCGTCTGGCTGACGGTCGACGCCCAGAACAACTGGCCCGAGCTGGTGAAGGCGGCCGACGACGCGGTCGTGAAGAAGCACCCCGGCATCAAGATCAAGCACGAGTACTACGGCTGGCCGGACAAGAACGCCAAGCTCGACGCCGTCCTCGCCACCGACAAGGCCCCCGACGTCGTCGAGATGGGCAACACCGAGATGCTCGGCTACATGGTCAAGGGCGCCTTCGCCGAGGTCGACCCGGAGCAGTTCGACCAGTCCGACGCCTGGCTCGACGGCCTCAGGGAGTCCGTCACCTACGACGGCAAGACCTACGGCGTCCCGTACTACGCCGGTGGCCGTGTCGGCACCTGGCGCAAGGACATCGCCGCCGAGGTCGGAGTGACGGCCCCCCCGAAGACGTACGCCGAGCTGACCGCGGCCCTCGACAAGATCCAGAAGAAGAAGGGCGCCAAGTTCAGCGCCTGGTACCAGCCTTCGCCCGACTGGTACGCCGCGATGTCCTTCGTCTACGGCGCCGGCGGCTCCATCGCCGAGAACGAGGGCGGCCGGTGGAAGGCCAACCTCTCCTCGCCCGAGTCCATCAAGGGCCTCAACGAGTACAAGTCCATCCTCGACAAGTACATGCACGGCGACAAGACGAAGGACGAGTCCGACCGCCACATCGTGTTCGGCCAGGGCAACGCGGCCGCCATCTTCGGTGCGGCGTGGGAGGGCGGCGCGGCGGCGGCCCCGGAGACGGACAAGGTCGGCAAGCTCGCCGACAAGCTCGAGACCTTCGTGATGCCCGGCCCGTCCGGTCAGCCGCTCCCCGTCTTCCTCGGCGGCTCCGACCTCGCCATCCCGGTCAAGTCCGAGGCGCAGGGCGTCGCCGCCGAGTGGATCAACGCCTTCACCGGCGCCCAGGGCCAGAAGGGCCTGCTCGCCAAGGGCAACCTGCCCAACAACAAGACGGATCTGGCGACCCTGAAGAACGACCCGAAGACGGTCGTGCCGGCCACGGCCGCCGAGTCCAACTGGTTCGTCCCGATGGCACCGGGCTGGGGCCAGGTGGAGAAGGCCCAGACCCTGAAGACGATGCTCCAGGAGATCGGCACCGGCAAGAAGTCGGTCGAGGAGGCCGCGAAGGCGGCCGACGAGGCGATCGACGAGGTCATCAACACCAAGTGA
- a CDS encoding glycoside hydrolase family 3 protein, translating to MTTLVDRTDTLTRDALTVLQPGFVGTTAPDWLLRRIGEGLSSVGLFGRNIASPGQLKALTARLRAEREDVLVAIDEEGGDVTRLEVRTGSSFPGNYALGSVDDVGLTREVAAELGRRLAECGVDLNWAPSADVNSNSDNPVIGVRSFGSDPTLVARHTAAYVRGLQSAGVAACTKHFPGHGDTAVDSHHALPRIDVELATLHSRELQPFRAAISAGSKSVMSAHILLPALDRDRPATLSPQVLTGLLRQELGYDGLIVTDGMEMQAISAVHGIERGSVLAIAAGADAICVGGGLADEDTVLRLRDALVTAVRKGELPEERLADAAARVRALADWTRGARGAASEPGAASQEGTAPGAEIGLTAARRAVRVTVGDHPREPLTTAPYVAAFTPVANIAVGDETPWGVAAELARLLPGTETGTYADAAVDDVLMAAGGRRIVAVVRDAHRHPWMSQSLDALVAARPDTIVVEMGLNAAPPRGALHVATHGAARVCGIAAAEAVTAT from the coding sequence ATGACAACGCTCGTGGACCGCACCGACACGCTCACCCGTGACGCCCTCACCGTGCTGCAGCCCGGCTTCGTCGGCACCACAGCCCCCGACTGGCTGCTGCGCAGGATCGGTGAAGGGCTCTCCTCCGTCGGGCTGTTCGGCCGCAACATCGCCTCGCCCGGCCAGCTCAAGGCCCTCACCGCCCGGTTGCGGGCGGAGCGCGAGGACGTCCTCGTCGCGATCGACGAGGAGGGCGGCGACGTCACGCGGCTGGAGGTCCGCACCGGTTCCTCCTTCCCCGGCAACTACGCGCTCGGGTCGGTGGACGACGTCGGGCTGACCCGGGAGGTGGCCGCGGAACTCGGCCGCCGGCTCGCCGAGTGCGGGGTGGACCTCAACTGGGCCCCGTCGGCCGATGTCAACTCGAACTCTGACAATCCGGTCATCGGGGTGCGTTCCTTCGGATCCGACCCCACCCTGGTGGCCCGGCACACCGCCGCGTATGTCCGTGGCCTCCAGTCCGCGGGAGTCGCTGCGTGTACCAAGCATTTTCCGGGACATGGTGACACCGCCGTCGATTCGCACCACGCCCTGCCGCGGATCGATGTGGAGTTGGCCACTCTGCACTCCCGTGAGCTGCAGCCTTTCCGAGCGGCCATCTCGGCGGGTTCCAAGTCCGTCATGAGCGCGCATATCCTGCTACCCGCGCTCGACCGGGATCGCCCGGCGACCCTGAGCCCGCAGGTCCTCACCGGACTGCTGCGCCAGGAGCTGGGCTACGACGGACTGATCGTCACCGACGGCATGGAGATGCAGGCGATCTCCGCGGTCCACGGAATCGAGCGCGGCAGTGTCCTCGCGATCGCCGCCGGTGCCGACGCGATCTGTGTCGGCGGCGGCCTGGCCGACGAGGACACCGTGCTGCGGCTGCGCGACGCGCTGGTCACCGCGGTGCGCAAGGGCGAGCTGCCCGAGGAACGACTGGCCGACGCGGCCGCGCGGGTGCGTGCGCTCGCGGACTGGACCAGGGGGGCCAGGGGGGCGGCATCGGAGCCGGGCGCGGCTTCACAGGAGGGGACCGCGCCCGGCGCCGAGATCGGCCTGACGGCCGCGCGCCGGGCCGTGCGCGTGACGGTGGGGGACCACCCCCGTGAACCGCTGACCACCGCGCCGTACGTCGCCGCGTTCACGCCCGTGGCCAACATCGCCGTCGGTGACGAGACCCCGTGGGGCGTCGCGGCGGAACTGGCCCGCCTGCTTCCCGGTACGGAGACCGGCACGTACGCGGACGCCGCCGTCGACGACGTCCTCATGGCGGCCGGTGGACGGCGCATCGTGGCCGTCGTCCGCGACGCCCACCGCCACCCCTGGATGTCGCAGTCCCTGGACGCCCTCGTCGCCGCCCGCCCCGACACCATCGTCGTCGAGATGGGGCTGAACGCCGCCCCTCCCCGGGGGGCCCTCCACGTGGCCACTCACGGCGCGGCCCGGGTCTGCGGGATCGCCGCGGCGGAGGCCGTCACCGCCACCTGA
- a CDS encoding RNA polymerase sigma factor SigF, which translates to MRDGDGPVRDEERTPGTPNGGRTAPAEPGGAPAGIPEQQARPHPVDERDGLPAAAEQKQAGGTSQAKHWQRAAMSEHEHDLKEHGHHAPNDRSEARSMFIALRRLPEGSPERAELRNQLVRMHLPLVEHLARRFRNRGEPLDDLTQVATIGLIKSVDRFDPDRGVEFSTYATPTVVGEIKRHFRDKGWAVRVPRRLQELRLALTTATAELSQQHGRSPTVHELAERLGISEEEVLEGLESANAYSTLSLDVPDTDDESPAVADTLGAEDEALEGVEYRESLKPLLEDLPPREKRILLLRFFGNMTQSQIAQEVGISQMHVSRLLARTLAQLREKLLVEE; encoded by the coding sequence GTGAGGGACGGGGACGGTCCGGTGCGCGACGAGGAGCGGACTCCCGGAACGCCGAACGGCGGTCGCACGGCTCCTGCGGAGCCGGGCGGCGCACCGGCGGGCATCCCGGAGCAGCAGGCCAGGCCGCACCCGGTGGACGAGCGTGACGGCCTCCCGGCCGCGGCGGAGCAGAAGCAGGCTGGGGGTACCTCCCAGGCGAAGCACTGGCAGAGGGCGGCCATGAGCGAGCACGAGCACGACCTCAAGGAACACGGGCACCACGCTCCGAACGACCGGAGCGAGGCGCGCTCGATGTTCATCGCGCTGCGCAGACTTCCGGAGGGCTCCCCCGAGCGCGCCGAGCTCCGGAACCAGCTGGTGCGGATGCACCTGCCCCTGGTGGAGCACCTGGCCCGCCGCTTCCGCAACCGCGGGGAGCCGCTCGACGACCTGACCCAGGTCGCGACGATCGGGCTGATCAAGTCCGTGGACCGGTTCGACCCGGACCGGGGCGTAGAGTTCTCGACGTACGCGACGCCGACCGTCGTGGGCGAGATCAAGCGGCACTTCCGCGACAAGGGCTGGGCGGTGCGGGTGCCGCGGCGGCTGCAGGAGCTGCGGCTCGCGCTGACCACGGCGACGGCGGAGCTGTCCCAGCAGCACGGCCGCTCCCCCACGGTCCACGAGCTCGCCGAGCGCCTCGGCATCTCCGAGGAGGAGGTCCTGGAGGGCCTGGAGTCCGCCAACGCGTACTCGACGCTCTCCCTGGACGTCCCGGACACCGACGACGAGTCCCCGGCGGTCGCGGACACCCTGGGCGCCGAGGACGAGGCGCTGGAGGGCGTCGAGTACCGCGAGTCGCTGAAGCCGCTGCTGGAGGACCTGCCGCCCCGGGAGAAGCGGATCCTGCTCCTTCGCTTCTTCGGCAACATGACGCAGTCGCAGATCGCGCAGGAGGTCGGCATCTCCCAGATGCACGTCTCCCGCCTCCTGGCCCGCACGCTCGCACAGCTCCGCGAAAAGCTCCTGGTCGAGGAGTGA
- a CDS encoding sensor histidine kinase yields the protein MNDLVRQHTALSESDLEWLHLLVSEWQLLSDLSFADLVLWVPTLDGTRYVSVAQMRPNTGPTSYQDDMVGHLVPRGRRPLLDAALDEGRIVREGDPEWREEVPVRVESIPVRRDGRVLGVIARNTNLLTVRTPSRLELTYLQSASDLAQMIAAGAFPFPEQQVDMDASPRAGDGLIRLDADGVVQYASPNALSAYHRLGLAADLVGQHLGQITAELAPSRGPVDEALVKLASGYAPRETEVEGNGGVIQLRAIPLKPKGTRIGSLVLLRDVTELRRRERELITKDATIREIHHRVKNNLQTVAALLRLQARRMDSVRGREALNEAVRRVGSIAIVHETLSQNLDERVEFDEIADRVLAMVAEISPGKVECRRSGRCGILDAEVATPLSMVLTEVLQNALEHAFAPGEHGTVEVSAVRGGPRSAERLLITVEDDGRGLPADFDPQTAGNLGLQIVRTLVEGELGGTFDMKPATGRGTRVVLDIPVQSEK from the coding sequence ATGAACGACCTCGTACGCCAGCACACCGCTCTGAGCGAGTCCGACCTCGAGTGGCTGCACCTGCTGGTCTCGGAGTGGCAGCTGCTCTCCGACCTCTCCTTCGCGGACCTCGTCCTCTGGGTCCCCACCCTGGACGGCACACGCTACGTCTCCGTCGCCCAGATGCGGCCGAACACGGGCCCCACCTCCTACCAGGACGACATGGTCGGCCACCTGGTTCCCCGAGGCCGCCGTCCGCTGCTCGACGCCGCGCTCGACGAGGGGCGCATCGTGCGCGAGGGCGATCCCGAGTGGCGCGAGGAGGTGCCGGTCCGGGTCGAGTCGATCCCGGTCCGGCGCGACGGCCGGGTCCTCGGAGTGATCGCGCGCAACACCAACCTGCTGACGGTGCGCACCCCGAGCCGGCTCGAGCTGACCTATCTGCAGTCCGCCTCCGACCTCGCCCAGATGATCGCCGCCGGTGCGTTCCCGTTCCCCGAACAGCAGGTCGACATGGACGCCTCACCGCGCGCGGGCGACGGGTTGATCCGCCTCGACGCCGACGGTGTCGTGCAGTACGCGTCCCCGAACGCCCTGTCCGCGTACCACCGGCTCGGCCTCGCCGCCGATCTGGTCGGGCAGCACCTGGGCCAGATCACTGCCGAACTCGCGCCGTCCCGGGGCCCCGTCGACGAGGCCCTGGTCAAGCTTGCCAGCGGCTACGCGCCCCGGGAGACCGAAGTGGAGGGCAACGGGGGAGTCATCCAGCTCCGTGCCATCCCGCTGAAGCCCAAGGGCACCCGCATCGGCTCCCTCGTACTGCTCCGCGACGTCACCGAACTCCGCCGCCGCGAACGCGAGTTGATCACCAAGGACGCCACCATCCGGGAGATCCACCACCGGGTGAAGAACAACCTCCAGACGGTCGCGGCGCTGCTGCGCCTCCAGGCCCGGCGGATGGACTCCGTGCGCGGCCGGGAGGCCCTCAACGAGGCGGTCCGGCGCGTCGGCTCCATCGCCATCGTCCACGAGACGCTGTCCCAGAACCTGGACGAGCGGGTCGAGTTCGACGAGATCGCCGACCGGGTGCTCGCCATGGTGGCGGAGATCTCGCCCGGCAAGGTCGAGTGCAGGCGCAGCGGCCGCTGCGGGATCCTCGACGCCGAGGTCGCCACGCCGCTCTCCATGGTCCTCACCGAAGTGCTGCAGAACGCGCTGGAGCACGCCTTCGCCCCGGGGGAGCACGGCACGGTCGAGGTGTCGGCGGTGCGCGGCGGTCCCCGCTCGGCCGAACGGCTGCTGATCACGGTGGAGGACGACGGCCGGGGGCTGCCTGCGGACTTCGACCCGCAGACGGCGGGCAACCTGGGACTCCAGATCGTCAGGACCCTGGTGGAGGGGGAGTTGGGCGGCACCTTCGACATGAAACCGGCCACCGGGCGGGGGACCCGGGTCGTCCTCGACATTCCCGTGCAGAGCGAGAAGTAG
- a CDS encoding WhiB family transcriptional regulator, with the protein MDWRHNAVCREEDPELFFPIGNTGPALLQIEEAKAVCRRCPVMEQCLQWALESGQDSGVWGGLSEDERRAMKRRAARNRARNASA; encoded by the coding sequence ATGGACTGGCGTCACAACGCCGTTTGCCGCGAGGAAGACCCCGAGCTGTTCTTCCCCATCGGCAACACCGGTCCTGCGCTGCTGCAGATCGAGGAAGCCAAGGCCGTCTGCCGTCGCTGCCCCGTCATGGAGCAGTGCCTGCAGTGGGCGCTCGAGTCCGGCCAGGACTCCGGCGTCTGGGGTGGCCTCAGCGAGGACGAGCGCCGCGCGATGAAGCGCCGCGCCGCCCGCAACCGGGCGCGCAACGCAAGCGCCTGA
- a CDS encoding carbohydrate ABC transporter permease, which produces MSAVAKSAALSRPGRSGRGRLGWNLLGLLVFVAAGFPVYWMLNTAFKPAKDAIDPDPHFFPGTFTLENFSRAFDIADFWGPVGRSLVVSLAVVLIGIVVGMLAALAISRFAFRGRKIVIVGILAVQMVPLVAMIIPVFLLLNDLGQYDRLTGLIITYLTFILPFTVWTLRGFIVNIPRELEEAAMVDGCTRAGAFVRVVFPLLAPGMVATSVYGFIQAWNEYLYALMLMSQQNQTATVWLGNFTTKHGTEYAPMMAGATMMAVPIVILFLLVQRKMAAGLTAGAVKG; this is translated from the coding sequence GTGAGCGCCGTGGCCAAGAGCGCCGCCCTGAGCCGCCCCGGGAGGTCCGGCCGCGGCAGGCTCGGTTGGAACCTGCTCGGTCTGCTGGTCTTCGTCGCCGCCGGCTTCCCCGTCTACTGGATGCTGAACACGGCCTTCAAGCCCGCGAAGGACGCGATCGACCCGGACCCGCACTTCTTCCCCGGGACGTTCACCCTGGAGAACTTCTCGCGGGCCTTCGACATCGCCGACTTCTGGGGGCCGGTCGGCCGCAGCCTCGTCGTCTCGCTGGCCGTGGTGCTCATCGGCATCGTGGTCGGCATGCTGGCGGCGCTCGCGATCTCGCGCTTCGCCTTCCGCGGCCGCAAGATCGTGATCGTGGGCATCCTGGCCGTCCAGATGGTCCCACTGGTCGCGATGATCATCCCGGTCTTCCTGCTCCTGAACGACCTGGGCCAGTACGACCGGCTCACCGGCCTGATCATCACGTACCTCACCTTCATCCTCCCCTTCACGGTGTGGACGCTGCGCGGGTTCATCGTCAACATCCCCAGGGAACTGGAGGAGGCGGCGATGGTCGACGGCTGCACCCGTGCCGGCGCCTTCGTGCGGGTGGTCTTCCCGCTGCTCGCCCCGGGCATGGTGGCCACGTCCGTCTACGGCTTCATCCAGGCGTGGAACGAGTACCTGTACGCCCTGATGCTGATGAGTCAGCAGAACCAGACCGCCACCGTCTGGCTCGGCAACTTCACCACCAAGCACGGCACCGAGTACGCGCCGATGATGGCCGGCGCCACGATGATGGCCGTCCCCATCGTGATCCTCTTCCTCCTCGTCCAGCGCAAGATGGCCGCGGGTCTGACGGCCGGCGCAGTGAAGGGATGA
- a CDS encoding anti-sigma regulatory factor — MSQIAGEPGTQDFVEVRLPAAGAYLSVLRTATAGLAARLDFTLDEIEDLRIAVDEACAILLQQAVPGSVLSCVFRLVDDSLEVTVSAPTTDGRAPERDTFAWTVLSALAGKVDSSVAEDRTVSISLYKQRGAGPGPA; from the coding sequence GTGTCCCAGATCGCAGGCGAGCCCGGGACTCAGGACTTCGTGGAAGTCCGGCTGCCCGCTGCGGGTGCCTACCTGTCCGTGCTGCGTACGGCCACGGCCGGTCTCGCGGCGCGCTTGGACTTCACGCTCGACGAGATCGAGGACCTGCGCATCGCGGTCGACGAGGCCTGCGCGATCCTGCTGCAGCAGGCCGTCCCCGGATCCGTCCTCAGCTGCGTCTTCCGGCTCGTCGACGATTCCCTGGAGGTCACGGTCTCGGCCCCGACGACCGACGGTCGCGCCCCGGAGCGCGACACCTTCGCCTGGACGGTGCTCTCGGCACTGGCCGGCAAGGTCGACTCCTCCGTGGCGGAGGACCGCACGGTCTCCATCAGCCTGTACAAACAGCGCGGCGCGGGACCCGGGCCGGCGTGA
- a CDS encoding UBP-type zinc finger domain-containing protein — protein MSECPHLLDLPRPEPAPLSDTCLACRAAGTHPVQLRVCLTCGHVGCCDSSPGRHASHHSEQEGHPVMRTLEHGESWRWCFPDGSIV, from the coding sequence ATGAGCGAGTGCCCGCACCTTCTCGACCTGCCGCGCCCCGAACCCGCACCCCTCAGCGACACGTGCCTCGCGTGCCGGGCGGCGGGGACGCACCCGGTGCAGCTGCGGGTCTGTCTGACGTGCGGGCACGTGGGATGCTGCGACTCGTCGCCGGGCCGGCACGCGTCGCACCACTCCGAGCAGGAGGGACATCCGGTGATGCGTACCCTGGAGCACGGAGAGAGCTGGCGATGGTGCTTTCCGGACGGTTCGATCGTCTGA